A genomic segment from Equus przewalskii isolate Varuska chromosome X, EquPr2, whole genome shotgun sequence encodes:
- the PNCK gene encoding calcium/calmodulin-dependent protein kinase type 1B isoform X3, giving the protein MLLLKKQTEDISSVYEIREKLGSGAFSEVVLAQERGSSHLVALKCIPKKALRGKEALVENEIAVLRRVSHPNIVALEDVHESPSHLYLAMELVTGGELFDRITERGSYTEKDASHLVGQVLGAVSYLHSLGIVHRDLKPENLLYATPFEDSKIMVSDFGLSKIQAGNMLGTACGTPGYVAPELLEQKPYGKAVDVWALGVISYILLCGYPPFYDESDPELFSQILRASYEFDSPFWDDISESAKDFIRHLLERDPQKRFTCQQALQHLWISGDAAFDKDILGSVSEQIQKNFARTHWKRAFNATSFLHHIRKLGQSPEGEEASERRMVRHSPPGGDA; this is encoded by the exons ATGCTGCTGCTCAAGAAACAGACAGAGGACATCAGCAGCGTCTATGAGATCCGGGAGAAGCTCGGctc GGGCGCCTTCTCTGAGGTGGTGTTGGCCCAGGAGCGGGGCTCCTCACACCTTGTTGCCCTCAAGTGCATCCCCAAGAAGGCCCTTCGAGGCAAGGAGGCCCTGGTGGAGAACGAGATTGCAGTGCTCCGCAG GGTCAGCCACCCCAACATCGTGGCTCTGGAGGACGTCCATGAGAGCCCTTCCCATCTCTACCTGGCTATGGAGct GGTGACGGGGGGCGAGCTCTTTGACCGCATCACAGAACGCGGCTCCTACACGGAGAAGGACGCCAGCCACCTGGTGGGCCAAGTCCTTGGCGCTGTCTCCTACCTGCACAGCCTGGGCATTGTGCACCGAGACCTCAAG CCTGAAAATCTCCTCTATGCCACGCCCTTCGAGGACTCCAAGATCATGGTCTCCGACTTCGGCCTCTCTAAAATCCAGGCTGGCAACATGCTAGGCACTGCCTGTGGAACACCGGGATATGTGG CCCCGGAGCTCTTGGAGCAGAAACCCTACGGGAAGGCTGTAGACGTGTGGGCCCTGGGTGTCATCTCCTACATCCT GCTTTGTGGGTACCCCCCCTTCTACGACGAGAGCGACCCTGAACTCTTCAGCCAGATCCTGAGGGCCAGCTACGAGTTTGACTCTCCCTTTTGGGATGACATCTCAGAATCAG CCAAAGACTTCATCCGGCACCTTCTGGAGCGAGACCCCCAGAAGAGGTTCACCTGCCAACAGGCCTTACAGCATCTTTG GATCTCTGGGGACGCAGCCTTTGACAAGGACATCCTGGGCTCAGTCAGTGAGCAGATCCAGAAGAATTTTGCCCGGACTCACTGGAAG cgGGCATTCAATGCCACCTCCTTCCTGCACCACATCCGTAAGCTGGGACAGAGCCCAGAGGGTGAGGAGGCTTCAGAGCGGAGGATGGTCCGCCACAGCCCCCCGGGTGGTGACGCCTAG
- the PNCK gene encoding calcium/calmodulin-dependent protein kinase type 1B isoform X2, which translates to MDECSCSPHPHQCLVVSVFWIGAILIDMLLLKKQTEDISSVYEIREKLGSGAFSEVVLAQERGSSHLVALKCIPKKALRGKEALVENEIAVLRRVSHPNIVALEDVHESPSHLYLAMELVTGGELFDRITERGSYTEKDASHLVGQVLGAVSYLHSLGIVHRDLKPENLLYATPFEDSKIMVSDFGLSKIQAGNMLGTACGTPGYVAPELLEQKPYGKAVDVWALGVISYILLCGYPPFYDESDPELFSQILRASYEFDSPFWDDISESAKDFIRHLLERDPQKRFTCQQALQHLWISGDAAFDKDILGSVSEQIQKNFARTHWKRAFNATSFLHHIRKLGQSPEGEEASERRMVRHSPPGGDA; encoded by the exons atggatgaatgttcctgttctccacatcctcaccagtgtttagtggtgtcagtgttctggattggGGCCATTCTCATag ATATGCTGCTGCTCAAGAAACAGACAGAGGACATCAGCAGCGTCTATGAGATCCGGGAGAAGCTCGGctc GGGCGCCTTCTCTGAGGTGGTGTTGGCCCAGGAGCGGGGCTCCTCACACCTTGTTGCCCTCAAGTGCATCCCCAAGAAGGCCCTTCGAGGCAAGGAGGCCCTGGTGGAGAACGAGATTGCAGTGCTCCGCAG GGTCAGCCACCCCAACATCGTGGCTCTGGAGGACGTCCATGAGAGCCCTTCCCATCTCTACCTGGCTATGGAGct GGTGACGGGGGGCGAGCTCTTTGACCGCATCACAGAACGCGGCTCCTACACGGAGAAGGACGCCAGCCACCTGGTGGGCCAAGTCCTTGGCGCTGTCTCCTACCTGCACAGCCTGGGCATTGTGCACCGAGACCTCAAG CCTGAAAATCTCCTCTATGCCACGCCCTTCGAGGACTCCAAGATCATGGTCTCCGACTTCGGCCTCTCTAAAATCCAGGCTGGCAACATGCTAGGCACTGCCTGTGGAACACCGGGATATGTGG CCCCGGAGCTCTTGGAGCAGAAACCCTACGGGAAGGCTGTAGACGTGTGGGCCCTGGGTGTCATCTCCTACATCCT GCTTTGTGGGTACCCCCCCTTCTACGACGAGAGCGACCCTGAACTCTTCAGCCAGATCCTGAGGGCCAGCTACGAGTTTGACTCTCCCTTTTGGGATGACATCTCAGAATCAG CCAAAGACTTCATCCGGCACCTTCTGGAGCGAGACCCCCAGAAGAGGTTCACCTGCCAACAGGCCTTACAGCATCTTTG GATCTCTGGGGACGCAGCCTTTGACAAGGACATCCTGGGCTCAGTCAGTGAGCAGATCCAGAAGAATTTTGCCCGGACTCACTGGAAG cgGGCATTCAATGCCACCTCCTTCCTGCACCACATCCGTAAGCTGGGACAGAGCCCAGAGGGTGAGGAGGCTTCAGAGCGGAGGATGGTCCGCCACAGCCCCCCGGGTGGTGACGCCTAG
- the PNCK gene encoding calcium/calmodulin-dependent protein kinase type 1B isoform X1: MDECSCSPHPHQCLVVSVFWIGAILIETNGMEIPWRVGCYGCVNSAGWLFPPTSPPRGPLCFLPPLLCCPSGRAPCAIFLHVGSLLLLIHRTSPTRKYMLLLKKQTEDISSVYEIREKLGSGAFSEVVLAQERGSSHLVALKCIPKKALRGKEALVENEIAVLRRVSHPNIVALEDVHESPSHLYLAMELVTGGELFDRITERGSYTEKDASHLVGQVLGAVSYLHSLGIVHRDLKPENLLYATPFEDSKIMVSDFGLSKIQAGNMLGTACGTPGYVAPELLEQKPYGKAVDVWALGVISYILLCGYPPFYDESDPELFSQILRASYEFDSPFWDDISESAKDFIRHLLERDPQKRFTCQQALQHLWISGDAAFDKDILGSVSEQIQKNFARTHWKRAFNATSFLHHIRKLGQSPEGEEASERRMVRHSPPGGDA, translated from the exons atggatgaatgttcctgttctccacatcctcaccagtgtttagtggtgtcagtgttctggattggGGCCATTCTCATag AGACTAATGGCATGGAGATCCCCTGGCGCGTTGGCTGCTACGGCTGCGTGAACTCGGCGGGCTGGCTCTTCCCTCCCACAAGCCCTCCGCGAGGGCCCCTCTGCTTCCTGCCGCCACTTCTCTGCTGCCCCTCAGGGAGGGCTCCCTGTGCCATCTTTCTCCATGTGGGCAGTCTTTTATTACTCATACATCGTACTTCTCCAACACGCAAAT ATATGCTGCTGCTCAAGAAACAGACAGAGGACATCAGCAGCGTCTATGAGATCCGGGAGAAGCTCGGctc GGGCGCCTTCTCTGAGGTGGTGTTGGCCCAGGAGCGGGGCTCCTCACACCTTGTTGCCCTCAAGTGCATCCCCAAGAAGGCCCTTCGAGGCAAGGAGGCCCTGGTGGAGAACGAGATTGCAGTGCTCCGCAG GGTCAGCCACCCCAACATCGTGGCTCTGGAGGACGTCCATGAGAGCCCTTCCCATCTCTACCTGGCTATGGAGct GGTGACGGGGGGCGAGCTCTTTGACCGCATCACAGAACGCGGCTCCTACACGGAGAAGGACGCCAGCCACCTGGTGGGCCAAGTCCTTGGCGCTGTCTCCTACCTGCACAGCCTGGGCATTGTGCACCGAGACCTCAAG CCTGAAAATCTCCTCTATGCCACGCCCTTCGAGGACTCCAAGATCATGGTCTCCGACTTCGGCCTCTCTAAAATCCAGGCTGGCAACATGCTAGGCACTGCCTGTGGAACACCGGGATATGTGG CCCCGGAGCTCTTGGAGCAGAAACCCTACGGGAAGGCTGTAGACGTGTGGGCCCTGGGTGTCATCTCCTACATCCT GCTTTGTGGGTACCCCCCCTTCTACGACGAGAGCGACCCTGAACTCTTCAGCCAGATCCTGAGGGCCAGCTACGAGTTTGACTCTCCCTTTTGGGATGACATCTCAGAATCAG CCAAAGACTTCATCCGGCACCTTCTGGAGCGAGACCCCCAGAAGAGGTTCACCTGCCAACAGGCCTTACAGCATCTTTG GATCTCTGGGGACGCAGCCTTTGACAAGGACATCCTGGGCTCAGTCAGTGAGCAGATCCAGAAGAATTTTGCCCGGACTCACTGGAAG cgGGCATTCAATGCCACCTCCTTCCTGCACCACATCCGTAAGCTGGGACAGAGCCCAGAGGGTGAGGAGGCTTCAGAGCGGAGGATGGTCCGCCACAGCCCCCCGGGTGGTGACGCCTAG
- the SLC6A8 gene encoding sodium- and chloride-dependent creatine transporter 1, whose translation MAKKSAENGIYSVSGDEKKGPLITPGPDGAPAKGDGPAGLGAPGGRLAVPPRETWTRQMDFIMSCVGFAVGLGNVWRFPYLCYKNGGGVFLIPYVLIALIGGIPIFFLEISLGQFMKAGSINVWNICPLFKGLGYASMVIVFYCNTYYIMVLAWGFYYLVKSFTTTLPWATCGHTWNTPDCVEIFRHEDCANASLANLTCDQLADRRSPVIEFWENKVLRLSGGLEVPGALNWEVTLCLLACWVLVYFCVWKGVKSTGKIVYFTATFPYVVLVVLLVRGVLLPGALDGIIYYLKPDWSKLGSPQVWIDAGTQIFFSYAIGLGALTALGSYNRFNNNCYKDAIILALINSGTSFFAGFVVFSILGFMAAEQGVHISKVAESGPGLAFIAYPRAVTLMPVAPLWAALFFFMLLLLGLDSQFVGVEGFITGLLDLLPASYYFRFQREISVALCCALCFVIDLSMVTDGGMYVFQLFDYYSASGTTLLWQAFWECVVVAWVYGADRFMDDVACMIGYRPCPWMKWCWSFFTPLVCMGIFIFNVVYYKPLVYNNTYVYPWWGEAMGWAFALSSMLCVPLHLLGCLLRAKGTVAERWQHLTQPVWGLHHLEYRAQDSDVRGLTTLTPVSESSKVVVVESVM comes from the exons ATGGCGAAGAAGAGCGCCGAGAATGGCATCTACAGCGTGTCCGGCGACGAGAAGAAGGGCCCCCTGATCACGCCCGGGCCCGACGGGGCCCCGGCCAAGGGCGACGGCCCCGCGGGTCTGGGGGCGCCCGGCGGCCGCCTGGCCGTACCGCCGCGCGAGACCTGGACGCGCCAGATGGACTTCATCATGTCGTGCGTGGGCTTCGCCGTGGGCCTGGGCAACGTGTGGCGCTTCCCCTACCTGTGCTACAAGAACGGCGGAG GTGTATTCCTTATTCCCTACGTCCTGATCGCCCTGATTGGAGGAATCCCCATTTTCTTCTTGGAGATCTCGCTGGGCCAGTTCATGAAGGCCGGCAGCATCAATGTCTGGAACATCTGCCCCCTGTTCAAAG GCCTGGGCTACGCCTCCATGGTGATCGTCTTCTACTGCAACACCTACTACATCATGGTGCTGGCCTGGGGCTTCTATTACCTGGTGAAGTCCTTCACCACCACGCTGCCCTGGGCCACGTGTGGCCATACCTGGAACACTCCCGACTGTGTGGAGATCTTCCGCCACGAAGACTGTGCCAATGCCAGCCTGGCCAACCTCACATGTGACCAGCTTGCTGACCGCCGGTCCCCAGTCATTGAGTTCTGGGA gaacAAAGTCTTGCGGCTTTCTGGGGGGTTGGAGGTACCAGGGGCCCTCAACTGGGAGGTGACCCTGTGTCTGCTGGCCTGCTGGGTGCTGGTGTACTTCTGTGTCTGGAAGGGGGTCAAGTCAACAGGAAAG ATCGTGTACTTCACCGCTACATTCCCCTACGTGGTCCTCGTTGTGCTGCTGGTGCGTGGAGTGCTGCTGCCTGGCGCCTTGGACGGCATCATCTACTATCTCAAGCCTGACTGGTCGAAGCTGGGGTCTCCTCAG GTATGGATAGATGCCGGGACCCAGATTTTCTTCTCTTACGCCATTGGCCTGGGAGCCCTCACAGCCCTGGGCAGCTACAATCGCTTCAACAACAACTGCTACAA GGACGCCATCATCCTCGCGCTCATCAACAGCGGGACCAGCTTCTTTGCTGGCTTTGTGGTCTTCTCCATCCTGGGCTTCATGGCTGCAGAGCAGGGCGTGCACATCTCCAAGGTCGCGGAATCAG ggcctggcctggccttcaTCGCCTACCCCCGGGCCGTCACGCTGATGCCTGTGGCCCCACTCTGGGCTGCCCTGTTCTTCTTCATGCTGCTGCTGCTTGGTCTCGACAGCCAG TTTGTAGGTGTGGAAGGCTTCATCACCGGCCTGCTCGACCTCCTCCCGGCCTCCTACTACTTCCGTTTCCAAAGGGAGATCTCTGTGGCCCtatgctgtgccctctgctttgtcATCGACCTCTCCATGGTGACCGAT GGCGGGATGTACGTCTTCCAGTTGTTTGACTACTACTCAGCCAGCGGCACGACCCTGCTCTGGCAGGCCTTCTGGGAGTGCGTGGTGGTTGCCTGGGTGTATG GAGCCGACCGCTTCATGGATGACGTTGCCTGCATGATTGGGTACCGACCTTGCCCCTGGATGAAATGGTGCTGGTCTTTCTTCACCCCGCTGGTCTGCATG GGCATCTTCATCTTCAACGTGGTGTACTACAAGCCGTTGGTCTACAACAATACCTACGTGTACCCGTGGTGGGGCGAGGCCATGGGCTGGGCCTTCGCACTCTCCTCCATGCTGTGTGTGCCCCTACACCTCCTGGGCTGCCTCCTCAGGGCCAAGGGGACCGTGGCTGAG CGCTGGCAACACCTGACGCAGCCTGTCTGGGGCCTCCACCACTTGGAGTACAGAGCTCAGGACTCGGATGTCAGGGGCCTGACCACCCTGACCCCAGTGTCCGAGAGCAgcaaggtggtggtggtggagagcgTCATGTGA